A stretch of Prunus dulcis chromosome 6, ALMONDv2, whole genome shotgun sequence DNA encodes these proteins:
- the LOC117630297 gene encoding uncharacterized protein LOC117630297, which produces MKRTFKLKKRDHILMHFEKAAKSYSIAEFDCHFRKIKRKEHVAQYLEEAGLHKWSRAHMDGRRYNVMTTNIEESINSVLRFARMLPVVHLIGEIVNLLVKWFTERRELALNCTTTLCPNFGEKKLRNRLEDAARMNMVKVNNAQYNVLDGDMDGLVDLTNNSCSCRKFQLEQLPCKHVVAVCRFLKVSVYAKASRYYTRKTWMDAYSDSIYPVQPHGMWDTPEDV; this is translated from the coding sequence ATGAAACGcactttcaagttgaaaaagcGTGATCACATACTTATGCACTTTGAGAAGGCTGCGAAATCTTATTCCATTGCTGAATTTGATTGTCATTTTCGCAAGATCAAGCGAAAGGAACATGTTGCTCAATATCTTGAAGAGGCAGGGTTACATAAGTGGTCTAGAGCTCACATGGATGGACGCCGCTACAATGTAATGACAACAAATATTGAGGAGTCAATCAACTCAGTCCTTAGGTTTGCAAGAATGCTGCCAGTGGTTCATTTGATAGGGGAAATTGTTAATCTCCTTGTGAAATGGTTCACCGAACGTCGTGAGTTGGCTTTGAATTGCACAACAACATTGTGCCCCAATTTTGGAGAGAAGAAGTTGAGGAACAGGTTGGAGGATGCTGCAAGGATGAATATGGTTAAAGTTAATAATGCACAGTATAATGTTTTGGACGGTGATATGGACGGCCTCGTAGATTTGACGAACAACAGTTGTAGTTGTAGAAAGTTTCAGCTTGAGCAGCTACCTTGCAAGCATGTAGTTGCAGTTTGCCGCTTCTTGAAAGTAAGTGTATATGCAAAGGCTTCTCGGTATTACACTCGGAAAACCTGGATGGATGCTTATTCGGATAGCATCTACCCGGTACAACCTCACGGAATGTGGGATACTCCTGAAGATGTTTGA